GTGGCGACATCGTGGTGCAGGCATGCGCCGACGACCCCCAAGTGGCCGTCCACGCCATCCGTAACCTTGCGCGCATCGGCTTCGGAAAGGTGCGGGTCCGCTGGTCGCAATTGGGCTTTGGCCGCACGTCATCCACGTCCCGGGCGCAGGTGACGCCCCGCAACCTCTTTGGCTTCAAGGACGGCACCAACAACCTCAAGGTTGAGGACAACGCCCTCCTCGAGGAGCATGTCTGGGTAGGTTCTCCGGCTTCGTCGAACGAAGAGTGGATGAGGGGCGGCAGCTATCTTGTGGCGCGCAGGATCCAGATGCACATCGAGATTTGGGACAGGACGTCGCTGCGCGAGCAGGAAGGCCTGATCGGGCGGACGAAGGGCGTGGGAGCGCCGCTGTCCGGTGGCGAAGAGTTCACGGCGCCCGATTTCAAGCTCGCTGGCCGCAATGGTGATCCACTCATCCCCTTGGACTCGCACGTCCGTCTGGCCCACCCGGACCAGAACGGGGGTGTGCGGATGCTTCGCCGCGGCTACAACTTCACCGACGGCTCAGACGGACTCGGGCATCTGGACGCAGGGCTGTTCTTCATCGCGTTCGTCAAGGATCCGCGGACCCACTACGTTCCCATGCAGATGGCTCTGGCCAAGGGCGATACCTTGTCCGTGGAATACCTGAAGCACACGGGCTCAGGGCTTTTCGCCGTGCCTCCGGGGATCCAGCAGGGCGGCTTCATCGGCGAAGGACTTTTCGGCTGATTCCTCTATTACGTCGTGAACCCGCTATTCCGTTGTTGGCCCCCCACGGAATAGCGGGTTCACGACGTTTTAGGCCTTGCGAAAGCCCCGTCCTTAGGAAAACCGCGTCCTTAGGAAAGCGGCCGGCCCGCCATGCGCTCAAGCCTGGTGATGCGTTCCTTCATCGGCGGGTGGGTGGAGAAGAGGCGCCGCATGCCACCGCCTCGGAATGGGTTCGCGATCATGAGGTGGGAAGCATTCACGAGCCTTTGATCCTGTGGGAGCGGAAGCTGGGAGACACCCGATTCGATCTTGCGCAGGGCTGAGGCCAGCGCCAGCGGATCGCCGGTCAGCTCGGCCCCGTCCTCATCGGCGTCGTACTCCCGGGTGCGGGAGATCGCCATTTGGATCAGGGAGGCCGCGAACGGCGCCAGCAGGGCCATGGCGATCATCGCGATGGGGTTGGCGTTGCGCCGGTCCCCTCCGCCGAAGAACAACAACATCTGCCCCACGGACGTGATCACGCCCGCAACGGCGGCAGCTACGGACGACGTCAGGATGTCTCGGTTGTACACGTGCATGAGCTCATGGCCCAGGACACCCCGGAGCTCGCGGGCATCAAGGACATGCAGGATTCCCTCGGTGCAGCAGACCGCGGCGTTCTTGGGACTGCGGCCGGTAGCGAAGGCGTTGGGCGTCATGGTGGGCGAGAGGTAAATCCGCGGCATGGGCTTGTTGGCCCGCACGGAAAGCTCCCGGACAATCTGGTACAGCTGTGGGGCTTGGGCTTCGGTGACGGGATAGGCGGCCATGGAGCGGATGGCGATCTTGTCGCTGTTCCAGTATCCGTAGGCGGTGGTGGCTACCCCGATCAGGGCAAAGATCCAGATGGGCGTGGTGCTGCGCGTGCCGGCCCCGATAATGGCGCCCAAACCCAACAGCACCGCCCACAGCACACCGAAAAGTGCTGCGGTCTTGAGTCCATTGTTGTGTTTGTGCACGGTTGTTCTTTCACTTTCTTTGGCTCGTGAGCAGTTTCTGTACGGATTACCTCTGTACCGATTAACGCCGACGGCGGTCGCCGTGTTCCGCAGCTGGCACGCCTGGGCTGGCGTCGGGCTTTGTTCCAATACCGCCCTGCTGGCTACGGGCCCGCTGGCTACGGCACCGGATGCTTCGCATCGTACGCGACGAACCCCGGCTGCAGGCGCGATGCCAGCCAAGCCAAGACAATGCAGACGATCCCGCCCATCAGCAGCACTCCGCCTTCGCTGAGGAATTGTGTGACCCCGCCGGCCAGCATGTCCCCCACGCGAGGGCCTCCTGCCACCACCACGATGAACACGCCCTGCAGTCTTCCGCGCAGGTGATCGGGCGTCGCGGACTGGAGGATGGTGGTGCGGAAGACCGCGCTGACAGAATCCGAAATCCCCGCCAGCGCACAACACAAGGCCGCGGGAAGGAGCCAGGGCGTTACGCCCTCGCGGCCCGAATCTCCAGCCAGCAACACCACCACTCCAAAGGCCGCAATCGAGGCGCCCCATCCGACCACCGACCACACCACTGCGCTGCCTTGGCGCCGCACCCTGCCGAGGGGACCGGAAAACAGTCCGGCCAGGAAGGCGCCCACGGCGGTAGATGCCAGCAGCACGCCCACCGTTGTTTCGCCGCCGCCAATCATGACTGCCCCAATTGCAGGCATCAGGGCACGGGGTTGGGCGCAGATCATGGCGATGAGGTCGATGATGAAGGTCATCCGGACATTGGGCCGCGTACCTAGGAACCGGAAGCCCTCCACTACGGAGCGAAGCCCGGGCCGGACCGCATCCTTTGACGGAGGCAGCGGCGGGAGTTTGGCGAGGCCCCACAGGGCAAAGGTGAAACTGATGACATCGATCGTGTAAGTCCATCCGAAACCGATCGTGGCCACCAGCACCCCCGCCAGGAGTGGCCCGGCGGTCATGGACAGGCCGAACGTCAGCATGCTCAAGGCGTTCG
This genomic stretch from Micrococcaceae bacterium Sec5.1 harbors:
- a CDS encoding MFS transporter, translated to MAKLLADITPIKASVAFRRLWLGASVAAIGTQLTLVAVSLEVYRLTQESFYVGLLGIFALVPLVITGLYGGSISDAYDRRKVALIASVVLWASTAGLALQAWLEIGNIWILYALVAIQSGAQGINGPARSAIIPLLVRKDLLPAANALSMLTFGLSMTAGPLLAGVLVATIGFGWTYTIDVISFTFALWGLAKLPPLPPSKDAVRPGLRSVVEGFRFLGTRPNVRMTFIIDLIAMICAQPRALMPAIGAVMIGGGETTVGVLLASTAVGAFLAGLFSGPLGRVRRQGSAVVWSVVGWGASIAAFGVVVLLAGDSGREGVTPWLLPAALCCALAGISDSVSAVFRTTILQSATPDHLRGRLQGVFIVVVAGGPRVGDMLAGGVTQFLSEGGVLLMGGIVCIVLAWLASRLQPGFVAYDAKHPVP
- the htpX gene encoding zinc metalloprotease HtpX, whose translation is MHKHNNGLKTAALFGVLWAVLLGLGAIIGAGTRSTTPIWIFALIGVATTAYGYWNSDKIAIRSMAAYPVTEAQAPQLYQIVRELSVRANKPMPRIYLSPTMTPNAFATGRSPKNAAVCCTEGILHVLDARELRGVLGHELMHVYNRDILTSSVAAAVAGVITSVGQMLLFFGGGDRRNANPIAMIAMALLAPFAASLIQMAISRTREYDADEDGAELTGDPLALASALRKIESGVSQLPLPQDQRLVNASHLMIANPFRGGGMRRLFSTHPPMKERITRLERMAGRPLS
- the efeB gene encoding iron uptake transporter deferrochelatase/peroxidase subunit is translated as MNDSVRPGDATGVERSKGTPDGGASATAGTSRLSRRGLLSLAGVGGAGAVAGIAAGFLGHDVVAAGAASAAESDTGDAVVPFFGEHQAGITTPAQDRLHMAAFDVTTEDRKELIKLLKDWTAAAESMTAGHPTGATGAVDGPYDAPPEDTGEALDLAAAKLTLTFGFGAGLFEKNGNVRFGLDGRRPEALIDLPHFPGDDLQAGRTGGDIVVQACADDPQVAVHAIRNLARIGFGKVRVRWSQLGFGRTSSTSRAQVTPRNLFGFKDGTNNLKVEDNALLEEHVWVGSPASSNEEWMRGGSYLVARRIQMHIEIWDRTSLREQEGLIGRTKGVGAPLSGGEEFTAPDFKLAGRNGDPLIPLDSHVRLAHPDQNGGVRMLRRGYNFTDGSDGLGHLDAGLFFIAFVKDPRTHYVPMQMALAKGDTLSVEYLKHTGSGLFAVPPGIQQGGFIGEGLFG